A genomic region of Colletotrichum destructivum chromosome 1, complete sequence contains the following coding sequences:
- a CDS encoding Putative MFS transporter superfamily codes for MPSSQSHSPRKGRPMPSIEQSTQSAQSNPKQERGVASERSPLLFPTSDDEDDELADGNSFLGDQEDTQQTKSVWYLILLTISIGGLQIAWSVELSNGSPYLLSLGLSKSLMALVWIAGPLTGTLVQPYVGMLSDNCRLPWGKRKPFMLGGAVATIISLMFLAWTKEIVGGILGLFGADLESQAVKNTVICVAVVGIYVLDFAINTVQAAIRAFIVDCAPPHQQEAANAMASRITGFGNIIGYVAGYVNLPTYLWFLGDTQFKVLCAIASIALAITIVVSTTLIKERDPRLEGPPVLGKPGVFSFFKKIFASIKRLPPQIRRVCQVQFCAWIGFFPLLFYTSSYIGEIYVEPYLEANPHMTPEELDRLYERATRIGTFALLINSVVSLLTNVFLPFFVAPTYDSQPIGDLPADSDSAEFENEKSSWLDKLQIPGFTLKRAWFASLILFAGAMFCTVIVRTVEAATALIGLVGITWAMTLWAPWAIISAEISRRDAKIRQAKQRQFSPSRNAEGPASPSLNSVADSDLSDGEETDQAGVILGIHNMAIAAPQIIATVGSSIIFRIWQKPRGTPGDHSIAIVLALGGIAVLVSSFFVASIKESASMPADAMIVAEEGEGTGGPGSRPGTARNRNKSYEHLPRASIKRATLTRNKSFGGAEY; via the coding sequence ATGCCTTCATCACAATCTCATTCCCCTAGGAAGGGCCGTCCGATGCCCTCCATCGAGCAGAGCACCCAGTCTGCGCAATCAAACCCCAAACAGGAGAGAGGGGTAGCCAGTGAGCGATCGCCATTACTATTCCCGACcagcgatgacgaggatgacgagctcgccgatgGTAACTCGTTTCTGGGAGACCAAGAGGACACCCAACAGACCAAGAGCGTCTGGTATCTGATCCTCCTCACCATCAGCATCGGCGGTTTGCAAATTGCATGGTCTGTTGAGCTGTCTAACGGGTCTCCCTACCTGCTCTCCCTGGGGTTGAGCAAATCATTGATGGCCTTGGTGTGGATTGCTGGCCCGCTTACCGGCACGCTGGTTCAGCCCTACGTTGGCATGCTGAGCGACAACTGCCGTCTGCCGTGGGGCAAGCGGAAACCCTTCATGCTCGGCGGAGCCGTCGCAACCATTATCTCCTTGATGTTCTTGGCTTGGACCAAAGAAATCGTGGGCGGCATCTTGGGTTTATTCGGCGCAGACCTCGAGTCTCAGGCCGTCAAAAACACCGTCATctgcgtcgccgtcgtgggcaTCTACGTCCTCGACTTTGCCATCAACACCGTGCAAGCCGCCATCAGGGCCTTCATTGTGGACTGTGCGCCGCCCCATCAACAGGAGGCCGCCAATGCCATGGCAAGTCGAATCACAGGCTTTGGAAACATTATCGGATACGTCGCGGGCTACGTCAACTTGCCGACCTACCTCTGGTTCCTCGGCGACACCCAGTTCAAGGTCCTGTGTGCTATTGCCAGCATAGCCCTTGCAATAACTATTGTGGTGAGCACGACTCTGATCAAGGAACGCGACCCTCGGCTCGAGGGCCCTCCAGTTCTGGGCAAGCCCGGtgtcttttcctttttcAAGAAGATATTTGCGTCCATTAAGCGTCTGCCGCCTCAGATCAGGAGGGTTTGCCAAGTCCAGTTCTGCGCCTGGATCGGCTTTTTCCCGCTGCTCTTCTACACCTCCTCGTACATTGGCGAGATTTACGTCGAGCCTTACCTGGAGGCCAACCCTCATATGACCCCGGAGGAGCTTGATCGACTTTACGAACGCGCGACCCGGATCGGAACCTTTGCTCTTCTCATCAACTCCGTAGTCAGCTTGCTTACGAACGTCTTCCTCCCATTCTTCGTTGCCCCCACCTACGACAGTCAGCCGATCGGTGACCTCCCGGCAGACTCCGACAGCGCAGAATTTGAAAACGAAAAGTCCTCTTGGCTCGATAAGCTGCAGATTCCCGGCTTCACCCTCAAGCGCGCATGGTTTGCCTCCCTCATCCTCTTTGCCGGCGCCATGTTCTGCACCGTCATCGTTCGCACGGTagaggcagcgacggctCTGATCGGTCTGGTGGGAATCACTTGGGCAATGACTTTGTGGGCACCCTGGGCCATCATCAGCGCCGAGATCAGCCGAAGAGATGCAAAGATCCGGCAGGCGAAGCAACGGCAGTTTAGCCCCAGTAGGAATGCTGAGGGTCCggcgtcgccctccttgaaCTCAGTCGCCGACTCAGACCTGAGTGACGGCGAGGAGACTGACCAGGCAGGTGTCATCCTCGGTATCCACAACATGGCCATCGCCGCTCCCCAGATCATCGCCACCGTCGGCTCGAGCATTATCTTCCGAATCTGGCAGAAGCCCCGCGGTACACCAGGCGACCATTCCATCGCCATTGTTCTGGCACTCGGCGGTATTGCCGTTTTGgtgtcgtccttcttcgtggCCAGCATTAAAGAGAGCGCATCGATGCCGGCTGACGCCATgatcgtcgccgaggagggcgagggtaCTGGGGGTCCGGGAAGCCGTCCCGGCACGGCCCGAAACCGCAACAAGAGCTACGAGCATCTCCCGCGGGCCAGCATTAAGCGTGCGACCCTCACGAGAAACAAGAGTTTTGGTGGTGCCGAGTACTAA